One stretch of Camelus bactrianus isolate YW-2024 breed Bactrian camel chromosome 19, ASM4877302v1, whole genome shotgun sequence DNA includes these proteins:
- the PRND gene encoding prion-like protein doppel: MRKHLGGCWLALACVLLLSLLSAVKARGIKHRIRWNRRPLPSASQATEAYTAELRPGAFIKQGRKLDIDFGAEGNRYYEANYWQFPDGVHYDGCSGANVTREKFVASCINATQAANQEELSREKQDNRLYQRVLWRLIRELCSIKRCDLGSERGAGLRVTVDQPMMLCLLVFTWFVVK; the protein is encoded by the coding sequence ATGAGGAAGCATCTGGGTGGATGCTGGTTGGCCCTCGCCTGCGTCCTGCTCCTCAGCCTGCTCTCCGCCGTCAAGGCGCGAGGCATCAAGCACAGGATCAGGTGGAACCGGAGGCCCCTGCCAAGCGCCTCGCAGGCCACCGAGGCCTACACGGCGGAGCTGCGCCCCGGCGCCTTCATCAAGCAGGGCCGGAAGCTGGATATCGACTTCGGAGCAGAGGGCAACAGGTACTATGAGGCCAATTACTGGCAGTTCCCCGATGGGGTGCATTACGATGGCTGCTCGGGGGCCAACGTCACCAGGGAGAAGTTTGTCGCCAGCTGCATCAACGCCACCCAGGCGGCCAACCAGGAGGAGCTGTCCCGCGAGAAACAGGACAACAGGCTTTACCAGCGGGTCCTGTGGCGGCTGATCAGGGAGCTCTGCTCCATCAAGCGCTGCGATTTGGGGTCGGAAAGGGGAGCAGGACTTCGGGTCACTGTGGACCAGCCCATGATGCTCTGCCTGCTGGTTTTCACTTGGTTTGTTGTGAAGTAA